A stretch of the Anaerobaca lacustris genome encodes the following:
- a CDS encoding secondary thiamine-phosphate synthase enzyme YjbQ, whose translation MKVVQEEFRIGTRSRNEMIDITAHVESIVRNSGIGNGQAIVFCPHTTAAITINENADPSVPHDILLTLNELLPHHRAGYRHSEGNSDAHCKCSLVGASEQVLLRDGRLTLGTWQGIFFCEFDGPRNRKVIVQVSGQ comes from the coding sequence ATGAAGGTGGTTCAAGAGGAATTCCGCATAGGCACGCGCAGCCGCAACGAGATGATCGATATCACCGCACATGTCGAATCCATCGTCCGCAATTCCGGGATCGGCAATGGCCAGGCGATCGTCTTCTGCCCGCACACGACGGCCGCGATCACGATCAACGAGAACGCCGACCCGTCCGTCCCTCACGATATCCTCCTGACACTCAACGAACTGCTGCCCCACCACCGGGCCGGCTATCGCCACAGCGAGGGCAATTCCGACGCCCACTGCAAGTGTTCGCTCGTCGGGGCCAGCGAGCAGGTGCTCCTCCGAGACGGACGGCTGACGCTGGGGACCTGGCAGGGCATCTTCTTCTGTGAGTTCGACGGTCCGCGAAACCGGAAGGTGATCGTGCAGGTCAGTGGGCAGTGA
- the argS gene encoding arginine--tRNA ligase, whose product MMTVLDVLEERIGAAMAAVVGTNECAAIVRPATDARFGDYQANGVMALAKQIKTNPRRLAEQVVERLDVADLCEPPEIAGPGFINLRLKPDYVAGQLLRINTDDSERLGIDPTAKAKNTVVDFSSPNIAKEMHVGHLRSTIIGDAICRALEFLGHPVIRQNHIGDWGTQFGRVILGLWHMCMAEKHGEPLYYRTELDELRRIAGSDQDLRTLCTRIRDRHEDDWSNDREGEQHFAPFLEGLNDRDVEGLWEQFLCVYQYVNALEDALAGMGLTVRTINRGREETIPYESLSRRITVMLQRQDRQEFDAWQFIRRLTLEHCGGIYRKLGVQLTDADVRGESFYNDKLPTVVGDLQASGLAVESDGATCVFPEGFKTKEGQPLPFIIRKSDGAFLYATTDLAALRYRVNELQADRIVYVTDARQIQHFQMLFAVADMAGWDRRDGEKVELAHVTFGSVLGEDARPLKTRSGENIKLKDLLDEAVERAKSVVEEKNPDLPPERKAEIAKAVGIGAVKYADYSNNRTSDYVFSFDKMLAMDGNTAPYMQYAYARIKSIERKAESKGVHIEDELHGIAALDLSEPTELDLGKHLARYGEAIESAAADYRPNYLTAYLYELAQKFSAFYTNCPVLDAPVAKRPTRLLLCDLTARTIRHGLSELLGIGVVDQM is encoded by the coding sequence ATGATGACGGTTCTTGACGTCCTGGAAGAGAGAATCGGCGCGGCGATGGCGGCCGTGGTCGGAACCAACGAATGTGCCGCGATTGTCCGCCCTGCCACGGATGCGCGGTTCGGAGACTATCAGGCCAACGGCGTCATGGCGCTGGCCAAACAGATCAAGACCAATCCGCGAAGGCTGGCCGAGCAGGTGGTCGAGCGGCTCGACGTCGCCGACCTCTGCGAGCCGCCCGAGATCGCCGGGCCGGGCTTCATCAACTTGCGTCTCAAGCCCGACTACGTCGCCGGCCAACTGCTTCGCATCAACACCGACGACTCCGAACGTCTCGGCATCGACCCGACCGCCAAGGCGAAGAACACCGTCGTGGACTTCTCCAGCCCCAACATCGCCAAGGAGATGCACGTCGGCCATCTGCGCAGCACGATCATCGGCGACGCCATCTGCCGCGCGCTCGAATTCCTCGGCCACCCCGTCATCCGCCAGAACCACATTGGCGACTGGGGCACACAGTTCGGAAGGGTCATTCTCGGCCTATGGCACATGTGCATGGCCGAGAAGCACGGCGAACCGCTTTACTACCGAACGGAACTCGACGAATTGAGGCGGATCGCAGGATCAGACCAAGACCTCAGAACGCTCTGCACGCGAATACGCGACCGCCACGAAGACGACTGGAGCAACGATCGCGAGGGCGAGCAGCATTTCGCACCGTTCCTGGAAGGACTGAATGATCGTGACGTCGAAGGACTGTGGGAACAGTTCCTGTGCGTTTATCAGTACGTCAACGCCCTGGAAGACGCTCTTGCGGGAATGGGCCTGACCGTCCGCACGATCAATCGCGGCCGAGAAGAGACCATCCCCTATGAATCCCTGTCGAGGCGGATCACGGTCATGCTGCAGCGCCAAGACCGTCAGGAGTTTGACGCCTGGCAGTTCATCCGAAGACTCACCCTGGAACACTGCGGCGGCATCTACAGGAAGCTGGGCGTCCAACTGACGGACGCCGACGTCCGTGGTGAGAGCTTCTATAACGACAAGCTGCCGACGGTGGTCGGCGATCTGCAAGCATCGGGCCTGGCAGTCGAGTCGGACGGCGCAACGTGTGTCTTTCCGGAGGGGTTCAAGACCAAGGAGGGTCAGCCGCTGCCGTTTATTATCCGCAAGTCGGACGGAGCATTTCTCTACGCGACAACGGACCTGGCGGCGCTGCGATACCGTGTCAACGAACTGCAGGCCGACCGGATTGTTTATGTGACTGACGCCCGGCAGATTCAGCACTTCCAGATGCTTTTCGCGGTGGCCGACATGGCCGGGTGGGACCGGCGGGACGGCGAGAAGGTCGAGCTGGCCCATGTAACGTTCGGCAGCGTTCTGGGCGAGGACGCCCGGCCGCTCAAGACGCGCTCCGGCGAGAACATCAAACTCAAGGACCTGCTCGACGAGGCCGTCGAGCGGGCGAAATCGGTCGTCGAGGAGAAGAACCCCGACCTGCCGCCCGAGCGGAAAGCCGAGATCGCCAAAGCCGTCGGGATCGGCGCGGTCAAGTACGCCGACTACTCGAACAATCGCACCAGCGACTACGTCTTCAGCTTCGACAAGATGCTGGCGATGGACGGCAACACGGCGCCATACATGCAGTACGCCTACGCCCGGATCAAGTCCATCGAGCGAAAGGCCGAGAGCAAGGGCGTTCATATCGAGGACGAGCTGCACGGGATTGCGGCCCTCGATCTCAGCGAGCCGACGGAACTGGATTTGGGCAAGCACCTGGCCCGCTACGGCGAGGCCATCGAATCGGCCGCCGCCGATTACCGACCCAACTACCTGACCGCATATTTGTACGAGCTGGCACAGAAATTCAGTGCGTTTTACACGAATTGCCCCGTGCTCGACGCCCCGGTGGCGAAGCGGCCGACGCGACTGCTGTTGTGTGACCTGACGGCCCGGACGATCCGCCACGGGCTGAGCGAACTGCTCGGCATCGGCGTGGTCGACCAGATGTGA